One Hyphomicrobium sp. CS1GBMeth3 DNA segment encodes these proteins:
- a CDS encoding peptide MFS transporter translates to MTIQRELATRRSDLTLFAGHPNGLGVLFFAEMWERFSYYGMRALLVLFMVAPQSEGGLGFTPAEAALIYGNYTMAVYLLSIPGGVAADVSLGLWRAVLIGGLIIASGHFTLAIGETATFYVGLVLVVIGTGLFKPAVSALVGTLYARDDSRRDAGFSIFYMGINIGGFLAPLATGFLAQSPVMKTWLADSGFDPAGSWHWGFAAAGVGMLAGLAVLLIFGRDVAKAEARTAIEAQAALEEQGRAKESLSPLLKLVTVVAGTLGALALLVLSDRPGFEPLRWAYVLVPAALAVWLGFSKDEEKRRYGAMFVLLIGAILFWGIFEQAGLTIALFADQLTRSEFAGWSFPSAWFQSLNPLFVILLAPLFAALWMRLGDRQPSTPVKFGAGLVFLALSFLLMVPAATLTAEGRISPLWLVGLFFLQTVGEMFLSPVGLSTMTKLAPRRAVAFVLGIWLLGFALGSKLAGVLGSNFTATNPDALAWSFLWQAGLAAAMAVLFFVLTPWVKRLMGGVR, encoded by the coding sequence ATGACCATCCAAAGAGAACTGGCCACTCGTCGTTCCGATCTAACGCTGTTCGCTGGCCATCCGAACGGCCTGGGCGTGTTGTTTTTCGCCGAGATGTGGGAGCGGTTCTCCTACTACGGGATGCGCGCTCTGCTGGTGCTGTTCATGGTGGCGCCTCAGAGCGAAGGAGGGCTCGGCTTTACGCCCGCCGAGGCGGCGCTGATCTACGGCAACTACACGATGGCCGTCTATCTGCTGTCGATCCCCGGCGGCGTCGCGGCGGACGTCAGCCTCGGCCTCTGGCGCGCCGTCCTGATTGGCGGTCTGATCATCGCCTCGGGGCATTTCACGCTTGCCATTGGCGAAACCGCGACGTTCTACGTCGGCCTTGTGCTCGTGGTGATCGGCACGGGCCTGTTCAAGCCGGCAGTGAGCGCTCTCGTCGGCACCCTCTACGCACGCGACGACAGTCGTCGCGACGCGGGCTTCTCCATCTTCTATATGGGCATCAATATTGGCGGCTTCCTCGCGCCACTGGCGACGGGCTTCCTGGCCCAGAGCCCCGTCATGAAGACGTGGCTTGCCGACAGTGGCTTTGATCCCGCCGGGAGCTGGCACTGGGGCTTTGCGGCCGCGGGCGTTGGGATGCTGGCGGGCTTGGCCGTGCTGCTGATCTTCGGCCGCGACGTTGCCAAGGCGGAGGCGCGTACCGCGATCGAGGCGCAGGCCGCGCTCGAAGAGCAGGGTAGGGCGAAGGAGAGCTTGAGCCCGCTGCTCAAGCTGGTCACGGTGGTTGCGGGCACGCTTGGCGCGCTGGCCCTGCTCGTGCTGTCGGACCGGCCGGGCTTCGAGCCGTTGCGCTGGGCCTACGTCCTGGTGCCGGCCGCGCTCGCCGTCTGGCTCGGCTTCTCCAAAGACGAGGAGAAGCGTCGCTACGGTGCCATGTTCGTGCTCCTCATCGGCGCCATTCTGTTCTGGGGCATCTTCGAGCAGGCAGGCCTCACCATCGCGCTGTTCGCAGACCAGCTGACGCGCTCCGAATTTGCCGGCTGGAGCTTTCCCTCCGCCTGGTTCCAGTCCTTGAACCCGCTGTTCGTCATCCTGCTCGCACCCCTCTTCGCAGCGCTCTGGATGCGGCTCGGCGACCGCCAGCCATCGACGCCGGTCAAATTCGGCGCCGGACTGGTCTTCCTCGCGCTCTCGTTCCTGCTCATGGTGCCGGCGGCGACGTTGACGGCGGAGGGACGCATCAGTCCGCTGTGGCTCGTCGGCCTCTTCTTCCTGCAGACGGTCGGCGAGATGTTCCTAAGCCCGGTGGGCTTGAGCACGATGACCAAGCTCGCCCCAAGGCGCGCTGTGGCCTTCGTGCTCGGCATCTGGCTGCTCGGCTTTGCGCTGGGCAGCAAGCTCGCCGGCGTGCTCGGCAGCAACTTCACGGCCACCAATCCCGATGCACTGGCCTGGAGCTTCCTCTGGCAGGCGGGGCTTGCCGCGGCCATGGCCGTTCTGTTTTTCGTGCTGACGCCCTGGGTGAAACGGCTTATGGGCGGCGTGCGCTGA
- a CDS encoding patatin-like phospholipase family protein, with translation MRPPLTARLFRWLMALFVVVAISGCATLPPRNVLPEALVDEAELINMPGIRVWGDATERELEVVLASASSRGEAAQKGRQISNMLAISGGAEDGAFGAGLLVGWGASGTRPRFDYVTGVSAGALIAPFAFLGAKGDKALREIFTQYGQSDILTANVLPGLFGGSAVADSKPLARLIEKYADRAFLREIARERRNGRMLLIGTTNIDAQRPVVWDMGRIAMSEHPEALSLFRKVLLASASIPGAFPPVRFKVGAQGQTYEEMHVDGGITQQVFLAPSALAFRKIDRRFGVPTAARRLYIIRNGKVTPEWQPVEERVLPIAQRSISTLTKHQGIGDLYRMYAATRRDGIDYNLAAIPADFTGKSSGPFDRAYMVPLFALGQKLGRTGYRWLKAPPGLNAAQHD, from the coding sequence ATGCGCCCCCCGCTGACTGCGCGCCTTTTCCGCTGGCTCATGGCGCTGTTCGTGGTCGTGGCGATCTCCGGCTGCGCGACGCTTCCGCCGCGCAACGTATTGCCCGAAGCACTCGTCGACGAGGCGGAGCTGATCAACATGCCGGGGATCCGCGTCTGGGGCGACGCGACCGAGCGCGAACTCGAAGTGGTGCTCGCCTCCGCCTCCTCGCGCGGCGAGGCGGCGCAGAAAGGGCGCCAGATCTCCAACATGCTGGCGATTTCCGGAGGCGCCGAGGACGGTGCCTTCGGCGCCGGGCTGCTGGTCGGCTGGGGCGCCTCCGGCACGCGTCCCCGGTTCGATTACGTGACCGGTGTCAGCGCGGGCGCGCTGATCGCGCCGTTCGCGTTCCTCGGCGCCAAGGGCGACAAGGCGCTGAGGGAGATCTTCACGCAATATGGGCAGTCCGACATTCTGACCGCCAACGTTCTGCCCGGCCTGTTCGGCGGCTCGGCCGTGGCCGATAGCAAGCCGCTGGCGCGGCTGATCGAAAAATATGCCGACCGCGCGTTTCTTCGCGAGATCGCGCGCGAGCGCAGGAACGGTCGCATGCTGCTGATCGGCACGACGAACATCGACGCGCAGCGGCCGGTGGTGTGGGACATGGGACGCATCGCCATGAGCGAGCATCCCGAGGCGTTGTCGCTGTTCCGCAAAGTGCTGCTGGCATCGGCCTCGATCCCTGGCGCCTTTCCGCCGGTGCGCTTCAAGGTAGGCGCGCAAGGGCAGACCTACGAGGAGATGCACGTCGACGGCGGCATCACGCAGCAGGTGTTCCTGGCGCCGAGCGCGTTGGCGTTCAGGAAGATCGATCGGCGGTTCGGCGTGCCGACCGCAGCGCGCCGCCTCTACATCATCCGCAACGGCAAGGTGACGCCCGAGTGGCAGCCCGTTGAGGAGCGCGTTCTGCCGATCGCGCAGCGGTCGATCTCGACGCTGACCAAACACCAAGGCATCGGCGACCTTTACCGCATGTACGCGGCGACCCGACGCGACGGGATCGACTACAATCTCGCGGCCATCCCGGCCGACTTCACCGGCAAAAGCAGCGGGCCGTTCGATCGCGCCTACATGGTGCCGCTCTTCGCATTGGGCCAGAAGCTGGGCCGTACCGGTTATCGCTGGCTGAAGGCGCCGCCCGGACTCAACGCGGCACAGCACGACTAG
- a CDS encoding TetR/AcrR family transcriptional regulator, which translates to MTNAVAGGRPSRVVSDQITSKLLKAGAHLFLRHGYEKTSMDAVAAKAGISKRTLYSRFPSKAELFEAVVNSVLERSVRSFKESPTALATLQDALLEFATNLMEIVLASDVVAVERVVTGEAAQFPELAGRLHERFRIYIVDVLIDLIMHFEPMGHRSAAAVRLDAELFLAMIVLPPLRRAVLFQSKPGLGDEDRVAIARAVEIFANGARS; encoded by the coding sequence ATGACGAACGCCGTTGCCGGGGGCAGGCCGTCCCGCGTCGTGTCCGATCAAATCACCTCGAAGCTGCTCAAAGCCGGCGCGCATCTCTTCCTGCGCCACGGCTACGAGAAGACCAGCATGGATGCCGTGGCCGCAAAGGCCGGGATCTCGAAGCGCACGCTTTATTCTCGCTTTCCCAGCAAGGCGGAGCTGTTCGAAGCCGTCGTCAATTCCGTGCTCGAGCGCAGCGTCCGTTCTTTCAAGGAAAGTCCGACCGCTCTCGCAACGTTGCAGGATGCCCTGCTCGAGTTCGCCACCAATCTGATGGAGATCGTGCTCGCTTCCGACGTGGTTGCTGTCGAACGGGTGGTGACCGGCGAAGCGGCGCAGTTTCCGGAGCTGGCCGGGCGCCTGCATGAGCGCTTCAGGATCTATATTGTCGACGTTCTTATAGATCTGATCATGCACTTCGAGCCCATGGGGCATCGCTCTGCGGCCGCCGTCCGCCTCGATGCCGAGCTCTTTCTGGCAATGATCGTGCTGCCGCCGCTGCGGCGCGCCGTGCTGTTTCAGTCCAAACCGGGTCTCGGCGACGAGGATCGGGTGGCCATCGCGCGTGCGGTCGAAATCTTCGCCAACGGGGCGCGCTCGTAA
- a CDS encoding amino acid ABC transporter substrate-binding protein — protein sequence MRYCRRRLAAAGAAVLAVFGLALAAATAGHAATLDDVRARGHVVCGVTEDAPGFATASDDGTWSGLDIDFCKAVATAVFGDKTAVKYRVVTPANRYHALTAREVDLLPRAGGRTLSRDTELGVRFTDTLFHDGQGVLIRRGYAVASVLELSGTTICVMKDTPAAQAVETFFQSRKMRYQIVAAEKWTDVVKAYADGACTVLTGDVAMLAAERSRLAVPADHVLMQELISKEMLGPVVRQGDDQWFSIVRWTLSALIAAEELGISSQNVEAQRGSANADIRHFLGVEADLGQGMGLARDWSYQLVRQVGNYGEVFERNVGLKSPLALERGVNNLWTRGGLMSAGALR from the coding sequence GTGAGGTATTGCCGGCGACGTCTTGCGGCGGCGGGCGCGGCGGTGCTGGCCGTGTTTGGGCTCGCCTTGGCGGCCGCGACAGCCGGTCACGCCGCCACGCTCGACGATGTGCGCGCCCGTGGTCATGTGGTGTGCGGCGTGACCGAGGACGCCCCGGGCTTTGCGACCGCTTCTGATGACGGCACCTGGAGCGGCCTCGACATCGATTTCTGCAAGGCCGTCGCGACGGCCGTCTTCGGCGACAAGACCGCCGTCAAATACAGGGTCGTTACCCCGGCGAACCGCTACCATGCGCTGACCGCTCGCGAGGTCGACCTTCTGCCACGCGCCGGCGGACGCACGCTTTCGCGCGACACCGAGCTTGGCGTGCGCTTCACTGATACGCTTTTTCACGATGGCCAAGGCGTCCTGATCCGCCGCGGTTATGCCGTAGCCAGCGTGCTCGAGCTTTCTGGCACTACCATTTGCGTGATGAAGGATACGCCGGCCGCGCAGGCCGTCGAGACGTTCTTCCAGTCGCGCAAGATGCGCTATCAGATCGTCGCCGCCGAGAAGTGGACGGATGTCGTCAAAGCCTACGCCGACGGTGCCTGCACGGTGCTGACTGGTGACGTCGCGATGCTCGCTGCTGAGCGCAGCCGGCTTGCGGTGCCCGCCGATCACGTGCTGATGCAGGAGCTGATCAGCAAGGAAATGCTCGGCCCCGTCGTGCGCCAGGGCGACGATCAGTGGTTTTCCATCGTGCGCTGGACGCTTTCAGCTCTGATCGCGGCCGAGGAACTGGGCATCAGCAGCCAGAACGTCGAGGCGCAGCGCGGCTCCGCCAATGCTGACATCCGCCATTTCCTGGGCGTCGAGGCGGATCTTGGCCAGGGTATGGGGCTGGCGCGCGACTGGAGCTATCAGCTCGTGCGGCAGGTTGGAAATTACGGCGAGGTCTTCGAGCGCAACGTGGGCCTGAAGTCGCCGTTGGCATTGGAACGGGGCGTCAATAATCTTTGGACGCGCGGCGGCCTCATGTCTGCGGGCGCGTTGCGCTGA
- the metC gene encoding cystathionine beta-lyase, which yields MTKPQKGARKVRHPATAILHSGRDPAGQHGFVNTPVYRGSTVLFPTLEALDAYDKQPYRYGRHGTPTTTALETALTELEGGARTFLTASGYQAVTTAILAFVNAGDHVLMVDSVYQPTRRFCDTILARLGVTTTYYDPLIGGGIAELIQPNTRVVFLESPGSLTFEVQDVGAIAKAAKARDVTVLMDNTWASPLYFRPLAHGVDVSISACTKYIVGHADAMLGAITANARTAEAVETARAVLGGCPGSEETYLGLRGLRTLAVRLERHQRSALEVARWLATRPEVDRILHPALPDDPGHALWKAQFTGASGLFSIILKPTPRKALAAMLDGLSLFGMGYSWGGYESLIVPFNPKHYRTATAWTSEGQALRLHIGLDDVGDLIADLEAGFARLNAAR from the coding sequence ATGACGAAACCGCAAAAGGGCGCCCGCAAGGTCCGCCATCCGGCAACCGCCATCCTGCACAGTGGCCGCGACCCCGCCGGGCAACACGGCTTCGTCAATACCCCCGTCTACCGGGGCTCAACCGTGCTCTTTCCCACGCTCGAAGCGCTAGATGCCTATGACAAGCAGCCCTACCGCTATGGCCGTCACGGAACGCCGACGACGACCGCGCTCGAGACGGCGCTGACCGAACTCGAAGGTGGCGCGCGCACATTTCTGACCGCCTCCGGCTACCAGGCCGTGACGACCGCCATCCTGGCCTTCGTCAACGCCGGCGACCATGTGCTGATGGTGGACAGCGTTTATCAACCGACGCGCAGGTTCTGCGACACGATCCTGGCGCGGCTCGGCGTGACAACCACGTACTACGATCCCTTGATCGGCGGCGGCATCGCCGAGCTGATCCAGCCGAACACACGTGTCGTGTTTCTGGAGAGCCCCGGTTCGCTCACTTTCGAGGTGCAGGATGTCGGGGCCATCGCGAAGGCCGCGAAAGCGCGAGACGTCACCGTGCTGATGGACAATACCTGGGCGAGCCCGCTCTATTTCCGTCCGCTCGCGCACGGCGTCGACGTCTCTATCAGCGCCTGCACCAAGTATATCGTCGGTCACGCTGACGCGATGCTCGGCGCAATCACGGCAAACGCGCGCACGGCGGAAGCGGTGGAGACCGCGCGGGCGGTGCTTGGCGGCTGCCCGGGCTCCGAGGAGACGTACCTCGGCTTGCGCGGCCTCAGAACGCTTGCCGTGCGGCTCGAGCGGCATCAGCGCTCGGCGCTGGAGGTGGCGCGGTGGCTGGCAACGCGGCCCGAGGTCGACCGGATCCTGCACCCGGCCCTGCCCGATGATCCCGGCCACGCGCTTTGGAAGGCGCAGTTCACGGGCGCCTCGGGGCTGTTCTCGATCATCCTGAAGCCGACCCCGCGCAAGGCGCTGGCGGCCATGCTGGACGGGCTATCGCTGTTCGGAATGGGCTATTCGTGGGGCGGCTACGAGAGCCTGATCGTGCCGTTCAACCCGAAGCACTATCGGACGGCGACAGCGTGGACCTCGGAGGGGCAAGCGTTGAGGCTTCACATCGGCCTCGACGACGTGGGCGACCTGATTGCCGACCTCGAAGCCGGTTTTGCTCGCCTCAACGCGGCGCGATAG